From one Simplicispira suum genomic stretch:
- a CDS encoding TolC family outer membrane protein, which translates to MHPIRLVSLSLALAAAFAAPARAQSLLELVQSASEIDSSWQSARAQLDAAEGRAGQARAGLLPSAGLSAGWSVADTEVSRPPVGAHPVTQNLAISASQPLFRPANAIANQQGKRGVDLARVQLEGATQDLLVRVSQAYFDVLAAQDTLASVQAQKAAVGEQLAAAKRNFEVGTSTITDSREAQARFDLVRAQEIAAENDLRVKRLALEQVTGRPNAEPVPLAQPARLPEPTPESVIAWVQTAQSEQPQVRAAAIALDVARLETQKAETGHLPTVDLQAGYSVAHYPRGTVTAPRVNSRTTNASVGVALNLPLFAGFAVQNRVRETLALEEKARADLETTRRAIAQSTRAAYFGLESGRGQVAALEAAERSSKSALEANQLGYQVGVRINIDVLNAQSQLYQTQRDLAQARYNVLLGTLKLRQAAGTLDLDSVRAIDQLLTKKAP; encoded by the coding sequence ATGCATCCGATCCGGCTCGTCTCCCTGTCCCTGGCTCTGGCAGCCGCGTTTGCGGCGCCCGCTCGTGCGCAAAGCCTGCTGGAGCTGGTGCAGTCGGCCAGCGAGATCGATTCGAGCTGGCAATCGGCCCGCGCCCAGCTCGACGCCGCCGAGGGCCGCGCCGGCCAGGCGCGCGCCGGCCTGCTGCCCAGCGCGGGCTTGTCGGCGGGTTGGTCGGTGGCCGATACCGAGGTGTCACGCCCGCCGGTCGGCGCGCACCCAGTCACGCAGAACCTGGCCATCAGCGCTTCGCAGCCCTTGTTTCGTCCCGCCAATGCCATTGCCAACCAGCAGGGCAAGCGAGGCGTGGACCTGGCGCGCGTACAACTCGAAGGCGCCACGCAGGATTTGCTGGTGCGCGTGAGTCAGGCCTATTTCGACGTGCTCGCCGCGCAGGACACGCTCGCTTCCGTGCAGGCGCAAAAGGCCGCTGTGGGCGAGCAACTGGCTGCCGCCAAGCGCAATTTTGAAGTCGGCACTTCGACCATCACCGATTCGCGCGAGGCGCAAGCACGCTTTGACCTGGTGCGCGCGCAGGAGATTGCCGCCGAGAACGATCTGCGCGTCAAGCGCCTGGCGCTGGAGCAGGTCACCGGCCGCCCCAACGCCGAACCTGTGCCGCTGGCCCAGCCCGCGCGCCTGCCCGAACCCACACCCGAAAGCGTCATTGCCTGGGTTCAGACCGCGCAAAGCGAGCAGCCGCAGGTGCGCGCCGCCGCCATCGCCCTTGACGTGGCCCGGCTGGAGACCCAAAAAGCCGAGACCGGCCATCTGCCCACGGTGGACCTGCAAGCCGGCTACAGCGTCGCCCACTACCCGCGTGGCACGGTGACAGCGCCTCGCGTGAATTCGCGCACCACCAACGCCAGCGTGGGTGTGGCACTCAACCTGCCGTTGTTTGCCGGCTTTGCCGTTCAGAACCGCGTGCGCGAAACCCTGGCGCTCGAAGAAAAGGCGCGGGCCGATCTGGAAACCACACGCCGCGCCATTGCCCAGAGCACCCGCGCCGCCTACTTCGGCCTGGAATCGGGCCGTGGTCAGGTCGCAGCCCTGGAAGCCGCCGAACGCTCCAGCAAGAGCGCGCTCGAAGCCAACCAGCTGGGTTACCAGGTGGGCGTGCGCATCAACATCGACGTACTCAACGCCCAGAGCCAGCTCTACCAGACCCAGCGCGACCTGGCCCAGGCGCGCTACAACGTGCTTCTGGGCACGCTCAAGCTGCGCCAGGCGGCGGGCACGCTGGACCTGGATTCCGTGCGGGCCATTGATCAACTTTTGACAAAAAAAGCCCCTTAG
- a CDS encoding carboxymuconolactone decarboxylase family protein produces MKGASHGRIPLPHAGADIARKRRELAPEPLNAFKAFSAAVFADGALPAKTKQLIAVAVAHVTQCPYCIRGHTQGALKAGATQAEIMEAIWVSAEMRAGAAYAHSALAIDTLLHADPPTGVSA; encoded by the coding sequence TTGAAAGGAGCTTCCCATGGACGAATCCCTCTACCCCACGCTGGCGCCGACATCGCGCGCAAGCGCCGCGAGCTGGCGCCGGAGCCGCTCAACGCCTTCAAGGCCTTCAGCGCCGCCGTATTTGCCGACGGGGCCTTGCCAGCCAAGACCAAGCAGCTCATTGCCGTGGCGGTGGCGCATGTGACGCAGTGTCCATACTGCATTCGCGGCCACACGCAAGGGGCGCTCAAGGCCGGCGCCACGCAAGCCGAGATCATGGAAGCCATCTGGGTGTCGGCCGAGATGCGCGCCGGCGCTGCCTATGCGCACTCGGCGCTGGCCATCGACACCCTGCTGCATGCTGATCCACCAACTGGTGTCAGCGCCTGA
- a CDS encoding carboxymuconolactone decarboxylase family protein → MQQRLDYKQAAPAAFQAMLGLENYVRQSGLEHSLLELVKTRVSQINGCAYCLDMHTKDARAAGETEQRLYLLPAWRETSFYSERERAALAWAEAVTQLGPHGIPDALYDEVRGQFDEKALVDLTLATIAINGWNRLAIPFRSEAGTYQPPKAHAA, encoded by the coding sequence ATGCAGCAACGCCTTGATTACAAACAAGCCGCCCCAGCCGCCTTCCAGGCCATGCTGGGGCTGGAGAACTACGTGCGCCAGTCGGGCCTGGAGCACAGCCTGCTGGAACTGGTGAAGACGCGCGTGTCGCAAATCAACGGCTGCGCCTACTGTCTGGACATGCACACCAAGGACGCCCGCGCTGCGGGGGAGACCGAGCAGCGCCTGTACCTGCTGCCTGCCTGGCGCGAAACCAGTTTCTATTCCGAACGCGAGCGCGCCGCCCTGGCCTGGGCCGAAGCCGTGACGCAACTGGGCCCGCACGGCATTCCCGATGCGCTGTACGACGAGGTACGCGGCCAATTCGATGAAAAGGCGCTGGTGGACCTGACGCTGGCGACCATTGCGATCAATGGCTGGAACCGCCTGGCGATCCCGTTTCGCTCGGAGGCCGGAACCTACCAGCCACCCAAGGCCCATGCCGCCTGA
- a CDS encoding DUF488 domain-containing protein has protein sequence MTHPVPASHVLIKRAYEPPAPQDGARILIDRLWPRGIKKEALVLDQWAKELAPSTALRQWFGHEPARWAEFQKRYAVELQAQAEALDALRARARCSTVTLVYGAHDEAHNNAVVVRALLLAPSRSAPP, from the coding sequence ATGACGCACCCGGTGCCTGCCAGCCATGTGCTGATCAAGCGCGCCTACGAGCCACCTGCGCCGCAAGACGGTGCCCGCATTCTCATCGACCGCCTATGGCCGCGCGGTATCAAGAAGGAAGCCCTGGTGCTGGACCAATGGGCCAAGGAGCTCGCGCCCAGCACGGCGCTGCGCCAATGGTTTGGCCACGAGCCGGCGCGCTGGGCCGAGTTCCAAAAGCGCTACGCAGTCGAGCTGCAAGCCCAGGCCGAGGCCCTGGACGCCTTGCGCGCGCGGGCGCGCTGCAGCACCGTGACCCTGGTCTATGGCGCACATGACGAAGCCCACAACAACGCGGTCGTGGTGCGCGCCCTGCTGCTGGCACCCAGCCGCTCGGCGCCGCCTTGA
- a CDS encoding FAD-dependent oxidoreductase: MSDTPSPWQGDDFAAGIALERIAEGAMLLGHAHGEALLLSRHGGQLFAVGATCTHYGGPLAEGLVVGDTVRCPWHHAAFSLRTGEALRAPALGGVGCWQVEERGGKAYVTGKRMAGPTSHAAKAGAPESIVIVGGGTAGQAAAETLRREGYAGPVTLLSSDTHLPCDRPNLSKNFLAGTAPAEWLSLRPAEFYQEQNIDVRLATQVVGIDPVQRQLQLADGSHLAYGALLLATGAEPVRLDLPGAHLPHVHVLRTQADGEALAKAAEGAQRAVVIGASFIGLEVAASLRARNVEVQVVGRENVLMEKVLGPQVGAYLKKLHEKNGVVFHLGTDPVSIDAQAVTLRSGETLPADLVVVGVGVRPALALAEQAGLAMDRGVAVDEYLQTSVPGIYAAGDIARWPDPATGERIRVEHWVVAGRQGQTAARNLLGQRERFDAVPFFWTEQYDFALAYVGHAEGWDEALIDGELAQQDCRITYRRAGKAQAVAVVHRDLDGLRAEVEMERAMAGTNGIAKARP, translated from the coding sequence ATGAGCGATACCCCAAGCCCCTGGCAGGGTGACGATTTCGCGGCGGGCATCGCGCTCGAGCGCATTGCCGAAGGCGCCATGCTGCTGGGCCACGCCCACGGCGAGGCGCTGCTGCTCTCGCGCCACGGCGGCCAACTGTTTGCCGTCGGCGCCACCTGCACGCACTACGGCGGCCCGCTGGCCGAAGGGCTGGTGGTCGGCGACACGGTGCGCTGCCCCTGGCACCACGCGGCGTTCAGCCTGCGCACCGGCGAGGCGCTGCGCGCGCCGGCCCTGGGGGGCGTCGGTTGTTGGCAGGTGGAGGAGCGGGGCGGCAAGGCCTACGTCACCGGCAAGCGCATGGCGGGCCCCACATCCCATGCCGCGAAGGCTGGGGCGCCGGAATCCATCGTCATTGTGGGTGGCGGTACGGCTGGGCAGGCCGCTGCTGAAACGCTGCGCCGCGAAGGCTACGCCGGGCCGGTGACGCTGCTCAGCAGCGACACGCATCTGCCCTGCGATCGACCGAACCTGTCGAAGAACTTCCTGGCGGGAACCGCTCCTGCCGAGTGGCTGTCGCTGCGGCCGGCAGAGTTCTACCAGGAGCAGAACATCGACGTGCGCCTGGCGACCCAGGTGGTGGGCATCGACCCCGTTCAGCGCCAGTTGCAACTGGCCGATGGCAGCCACCTCGCCTATGGCGCGCTGCTGCTCGCTACCGGCGCCGAGCCGGTTCGGCTGGATCTTCCCGGTGCCCATTTGCCGCATGTGCACGTGCTGCGCACGCAGGCCGATGGCGAAGCATTGGCCAAGGCTGCAGAAGGCGCCCAACGCGCCGTTGTCATTGGCGCGAGCTTCATTGGCCTGGAGGTTGCGGCGTCGCTGCGTGCCCGCAACGTCGAGGTGCAGGTGGTGGGGCGCGAGAACGTCCTGATGGAAAAGGTGCTGGGGCCGCAGGTGGGCGCCTATCTGAAGAAGCTGCACGAAAAGAACGGCGTGGTGTTTCACCTGGGCACCGACCCGGTCAGCATCGACGCGCAGGCAGTCACCTTGCGCAGCGGCGAAACGCTCCCTGCCGACCTGGTGGTGGTGGGTGTTGGCGTGCGCCCGGCACTGGCGCTGGCTGAACAAGCCGGTCTGGCCATGGACCGAGGCGTGGCGGTCGATGAATACCTGCAAACCAGCGTGCCCGGCATTTACGCAGCGGGCGATATCGCGCGCTGGCCCGACCCGGCTACGGGCGAGCGCATCCGTGTCGAGCACTGGGTGGTGGCTGGCCGCCAGGGCCAGACAGCCGCGCGCAATCTGCTGGGTCAGCGCGAACGCTTTGACGCCGTCCCCTTCTTCTGGACCGAACAGTACGACTTTGCCCTGGCCTATGTCGGCCACGCCGAAGGCTGGGACGAAGCGCTGATCGATGGCGAGCTTGCGCAGCAGGACTGCCGCATCACTTACCGCCGCGCCGGCAAAGCACAGGCGGTGGCTGTAGTGCACCGCGACTTGGACGGGCTGCGTGCCGAAGTCGAGATGGAGCGCGCCATGGCTGGAACAAATGGCATTGCAAAAGCACGGCCATGA
- a CDS encoding trans-sulfuration enzyme family protein, with protein MTHLRTRAVHAGQHPDPASGAIAMPITQSTAFAYGSLERGAAIFAGEAEGYRYGRYGNPTVAALEAKMADLEGAEAAVAFASGTAATAATVLALLQPGDELVFLGPLYGGTEGLLRSLGERWGLRVTDATATGLAAALSPATRMVWVEPLTNPSLQMHDLAAVAATAHAHGAITVADNTFCTPCLTRPLAHGIDLVVHSMTKYLGGHGDATGGLVAGRAAHIAQIRKTGLGHIGASLAAQEAFLFLRGIKTLPLRMGAHCEGAQAVAEFLASHPAVRTVHYPGLPSHPQHALALRQMEGGFGGMVTLELARGERSAAAGVLNALKLFAQAVSLGDVDSLACHPASTTHSFVSPEARAAAGVGEGMIRLSVGIEHPDDLIADLDQALASLAA; from the coding sequence ATGACCCACCTTCGCACCCGCGCCGTCCACGCCGGCCAACACCCCGATCCCGCCAGCGGCGCCATCGCCATGCCGATCACGCAAAGCACGGCCTTTGCCTATGGCAGCCTGGAGCGCGGCGCGGCCATTTTTGCCGGCGAGGCCGAGGGCTACCGCTACGGCCGCTACGGCAACCCCACCGTGGCCGCGCTGGAGGCCAAGATGGCCGACCTGGAAGGCGCCGAGGCGGCCGTGGCCTTTGCCAGTGGCACAGCGGCCACCGCGGCCACGGTGCTGGCGCTGTTGCAACCCGGCGACGAACTGGTGTTTCTGGGCCCGCTGTATGGCGGCACCGAAGGCCTGTTGCGCTCGCTGGGCGAGCGCTGGGGCCTGCGCGTGACCGACGCCACGGCCACCGGCCTGGCGGCGGCGCTCAGCCCCGCCACGCGCATGGTCTGGGTGGAGCCGCTGACCAACCCCAGCCTGCAAATGCACGACCTGGCCGCCGTGGCCGCCACGGCCCATGCCCACGGCGCCATCACGGTGGCCGACAACACCTTCTGCACGCCGTGCCTGACGCGCCCGCTGGCGCATGGCATCGACCTGGTGGTGCATTCCATGACCAAGTACCTGGGCGGCCACGGCGACGCCACGGGCGGGCTGGTGGCGGGCAGGGCGGCCCACATTGCGCAGATCCGCAAGACGGGCCTGGGCCATATCGGCGCCAGTCTGGCGGCGCAAGAGGCGTTCTTGTTTCTGCGCGGCATCAAGACACTGCCGCTGCGCATGGGGGCGCACTGCGAAGGGGCGCAGGCCGTAGCCGAGTTTCTTGCCAGCCACCCCGCCGTGCGCACCGTGCACTACCCCGGCTTGCCCAGCCACCCGCAGCACGCCCTGGCGCTGCGCCAGATGGAAGGCGGCTTTGGCGGCATGGTGACCTTGGAACTGGCACGGGGCGAGCGCTCCGCTGCTGCCGGCGTGCTCAATGCGCTCAAACTTTTCGCTCAGGCCGTATCGCTTGGCGACGTGGACAGCCTGGCCTGCCACCCGGCCAGCACCACGCACAGCTTTGTCTCGCCCGAGGCGCGCGCGGCGGCCGGGGTGGGGGAGGGGATGATCCGGCTGAGCGTGGGGATTGAGCACCCGGACGACCTGATAGCGGACCTCGACCAGGCGCTGGCAAGCTTGGCCGCGTAG
- the chrA gene encoding chromate efflux transporter has translation MSHTGGGGRASALLEVFFTFLRLGLTSFGGPVAHLAYFRAELVERRRWLGDARYSELLALCQFLPGPASSQLGMALGMTRAGLWGALAAWLGFTLPSAAALLLFAQTLSAHPALAAAGWVHGLKVVAVAVVAQAVWAMARSLCPDRPRAALAMLAALFTMLAPMAAAQLVALLLCALLGLGWLQDTGAGARASGEGDGTEAPAIAVSRSLAIVALVVFFALLLVLPLWAAATGSPALSAMSGVYRAGALVFGGGHVVLPLLEASVVPAGLVSQGDFLAGYGAAQAVPGPLFSFAAYLGALLPGAMHGAAGALLLLCAIFLPGFLLLLGTLPFWEVLRQRQGMRRAIAGVNAGVVGLLLSALYDPVWTGAIHSRADAALALAAWALLSLARLSPVWVVGFAAAAGWALARWA, from the coding sequence ATGAGCCACACTGGCGGTGGTGGGCGCGCCTCGGCCTTGCTGGAGGTGTTTTTCACCTTTTTGCGCCTGGGGCTGACCTCGTTTGGCGGGCCAGTGGCGCACCTGGCGTATTTCCGCGCCGAACTGGTGGAGCGCCGCCGCTGGCTGGGCGACGCGCGCTACTCCGAGCTGTTGGCGCTGTGCCAGTTTCTGCCCGGCCCGGCCAGCAGCCAGCTCGGCATGGCGCTGGGCATGACCCGCGCCGGGCTCTGGGGGGCTCTCGCAGCGTGGCTGGGGTTTACCTTGCCCTCTGCTGCCGCGCTGCTGCTGTTTGCCCAGACCCTGTCGGCCCATCCCGCCCTGGCTGCGGCGGGCTGGGTACACGGCCTCAAGGTGGTGGCCGTCGCCGTGGTGGCGCAGGCGGTGTGGGCCATGGCGCGCAGCCTCTGCCCGGACCGGCCGCGCGCCGCCTTGGCCATGCTCGCCGCCTTGTTCACCATGCTCGCACCCATGGCGGCTGCCCAACTGGTGGCCTTGCTGCTGTGCGCTTTGCTGGGCCTGGGGTGGCTGCAGGACACAGGGGCAGGCGCTCGCGCATCGGGCGAAGGCGATGGCACAGAGGCACCAGCGATCGCGGTGTCCCGGTCCCTGGCCATCGTTGCCCTGGTGGTGTTTTTCGCGCTGTTGCTGGTGCTGCCGCTGTGGGCTGCTGCCACGGGGTCACCGGCGCTCTCGGCCATGAGCGGCGTGTACCGCGCTGGCGCCCTGGTCTTTGGCGGGGGGCATGTGGTCTTGCCCTTGCTGGAGGCAAGCGTGGTGCCGGCAGGGCTCGTGTCGCAGGGCGATTTTCTGGCCGGCTACGGCGCAGCGCAGGCCGTGCCGGGACCGCTGTTCAGTTTTGCCGCCTACCTGGGCGCGCTGCTTCCAGGCGCCATGCATGGCGCAGCAGGCGCACTGCTGCTGCTGTGCGCGATCTTCCTGCCCGGATTTCTGCTGTTGCTGGGCACGCTGCCTTTCTGGGAGGTGCTGCGCCAGCGCCAGGGCATGCGCAGGGCGATCGCCGGTGTCAATGCGGGCGTGGTGGGGCTGCTGCTCAGCGCCTTGTACGACCCGGTCTGGACCGGCGCCATCCACAGCCGGGCCGACGCGGCGCTGGCGCTGGCCGCTTGGGCCTTGCTCAGCCTTGCGCGGTTGTCGCCGGTCTGGGTGGTGGGGTTTGCGGCTGCGGCCGGGTGGGCACTGGCGAGGTGGGCATAA